In Leisingera sp. NJS204, the following are encoded in one genomic region:
- a CDS encoding PhoX family protein, which produces MDRKQIIEDPQTGNKAEAFEAFDDIPANPNLTRTIGGVIASRYGRRGMLKGLLGVSATTALFGASALTAPRQATAGGTAGTSRYAFDELAWGNDETHHVAKGYDADILLRWGDPITADAPDFDVMNQTAQAQLQQFGYNNDYVGFTPLNTEGTRGLLCVNHEYTNEEVMFPALGRQDKADFAGMTRALVDIEMAAHGGSVVEIARSADGKWAVVRDGSMNRRISPLNTMMTIDGRAAGHARMQTSADPSGAQVIGTLNNCAGGMTPWGTWLMAEENFHGYFWTDRLDADGKPDLSDQPEAAQMKRYGVPGRWYAWGKFHDRFNIDKDPNEANRFGWVVEVDPRNPEAAPVKHTALGRFRHEGAETTTSTDGHLVVYMGDDARFDYQYKYVSKGVVSDDPAANAKLLSDGILYAARFDPDGNVHWLPLVHGEGPLTAENGFASQADVLIDARLAADALGATPMDRPEDAAPRGDGTAYIMLTNNARRSAGQTDPANPRAKSRFGHIIEIKEDGGDHAAARGNWSILVKCGDPGIAAVGAEWNPETSDNGWFGSPDNCAFDAEGRLWVATDQGSKWGKTGKSDGLYGVETEGSLRGHSKLFFRSPAGGELCGPCFAPDSETLFLAVQHPGTDGTKALKGFERASTFEDPATRWPDFDPEMPPRPSVVVVTKQGGGKIAG; this is translated from the coding sequence ATGGACCGCAAGCAAATAATCGAAGACCCGCAAACCGGCAACAAGGCTGAAGCTTTTGAAGCCTTTGACGATATTCCCGCCAATCCGAACCTGACCCGCACCATCGGCGGCGTGATCGCCAGCCGTTATGGCCGCCGGGGCATGCTGAAGGGCCTGCTGGGGGTCTCTGCCACCACCGCGCTGTTCGGCGCCTCAGCCCTCACTGCGCCGCGCCAGGCCACCGCCGGCGGCACGGCTGGCACCAGCCGCTATGCCTTTGATGAACTGGCTTGGGGCAACGACGAAACCCACCACGTGGCCAAAGGCTATGACGCAGATATCCTGCTGCGCTGGGGCGACCCGATCACGGCGGATGCGCCGGATTTCGACGTGATGAACCAGACGGCCCAGGCACAGCTGCAGCAGTTCGGCTACAACAACGACTATGTCGGCTTTACACCGCTGAATACCGAAGGCACCCGCGGTCTGCTGTGCGTGAACCACGAATACACGAATGAAGAGGTGATGTTCCCCGCCCTTGGCCGCCAGGACAAAGCAGACTTCGCCGGAATGACACGCGCGCTGGTGGATATTGAAATGGCCGCACACGGCGGCTCGGTGGTGGAAATCGCCCGCAGCGCGGACGGCAAATGGGCGGTGGTCCGGGATGGCAGCATGAACCGCCGCATCTCGCCACTGAACACGATGATGACCATCGACGGCCGCGCTGCCGGCCATGCCCGGATGCAAACCAGCGCGGATCCCAGCGGGGCGCAGGTCATCGGCACGCTGAACAACTGCGCCGGCGGCATGACCCCCTGGGGCACCTGGCTGATGGCCGAGGAGAACTTTCACGGCTATTTCTGGACGGACAGGCTGGACGCGGACGGCAAGCCGGATCTGTCGGATCAGCCTGAAGCGGCGCAGATGAAACGTTACGGCGTGCCGGGCCGCTGGTACGCCTGGGGCAAATTCCATGACCGGTTCAACATCGACAAGGACCCCAATGAGGCCAACCGCTTCGGCTGGGTTGTTGAGGTCGATCCGCGCAATCCGGAGGCTGCACCGGTGAAGCACACCGCGCTTGGCCGTTTCCGCCATGAAGGCGCTGAAACCACCACCTCCACGGATGGCCATCTGGTGGTCTACATGGGCGATGATGCACGGTTTGACTATCAGTACAAATATGTCTCCAAGGGCGTTGTGTCGGACGACCCGGCGGCCAATGCAAAGCTGCTCAGCGACGGTATCCTGTATGCCGCCCGTTTTGACCCGGACGGCAATGTCCACTGGCTGCCGCTGGTGCATGGCGAGGGTCCGCTGACGGCTGAGAACGGCTTTGCCAGCCAGGCTGACGTTCTGATCGATGCACGGCTGGCGGCGGATGCGCTGGGGGCCACGCCAATGGACCGGCCCGAAGACGCAGCCCCCCGCGGCGACGGCACCGCCTATATCATGCTGACCAACAACGCCCGCCGTTCGGCAGGCCAGACCGATCCAGCCAACCCGCGGGCAAAGTCGCGCTTTGGACATATCATCGAAATCAAGGAAGACGGCGGCGACCATGCAGCGGCCCGCGGCAACTGGTCGATCCTGGTGAAATGCGGCGATCCGGGCATTGCCGCCGTCGGGGCCGAATGGAATCCGGAAACCTCTGACAACGGCTGGTTCGGCTCCCCCGACAACTGCGCCTTTGACGCCGAGGGCCGCCTGTGGGTCGCAACCGATCAGGGCAGCAAATGGGGCAAGACCGGCAAATCGGACGGGTTGTACGGGGTTGAAACCGAAGGAAGCCTGCGCGGCCATTCCAAACTGTTCTTCCGCAGCCCGGCAGGCGGCGAGCTGTGCGGCCCCTGTTTTGCGCCGGACAGCGAGACTTTGTTTCTGGCGGTGCAGCATCCGGGCACCGATGGCACCAAGGCGCTGAAGGGGTTTGAGCGCGCATCTACCTTTGAAGACCCGGCAACCCGCTGGCCGGATTTCGATCCGGAAATGCCGCCGCGCCCTTCGGTTGTGGTGGTCACGAAACAGGGCGGCGGCAAAATCGCAGGGTAA
- a CDS encoding YeeE/YedE family protein: MFDLLTEHQLAACIGLLGGVLLGLAARLGRFCTLGAIEDLLYGGSSLRMRMWGIAIGVAVTSSFALIGLGLVDADQSFYLSIRWMPAASILGGLMFGYGMALSGNCGYGAIARLGGGDLRSFVIVLVMGVSTYVVLAGPLAPLRNLFFTQQDVTTEIPPGLAHYAAAWSGLPVAAIGTAAGLLILLASFANAELRADKQALFWSAVAGLAVTSGWAGTTLVNAQGFEALPVVSHSFSAPLGETILWTMTGSLRPLSFAVGSIAGVWTGAFAGSLIKGHFRWEACDDPRELRRQIIGAAIMGAGAVIAMGCTVGQGLSAFSLLAVSAPVTMLAIFAGAAIGLRQLIEGFRPAE; this comes from the coding sequence ATGTTTGATCTCCTGACAGAACACCAGCTGGCCGCCTGCATCGGGCTGCTGGGCGGTGTGCTGCTGGGTCTTGCTGCACGGCTGGGACGGTTTTGCACCCTGGGTGCAATCGAAGACCTGCTCTACGGCGGCTCCTCCCTGCGGATGCGGATGTGGGGCATTGCCATCGGCGTGGCGGTAACGTCCAGCTTTGCACTGATCGGGCTTGGGCTGGTGGATGCCGACCAGTCCTTTTACCTCTCGATCCGCTGGATGCCCGCCGCCTCAATCCTTGGCGGGCTGATGTTCGGCTACGGCATGGCGCTTAGCGGTAACTGCGGATACGGCGCCATCGCCCGTCTGGGCGGCGGCGACCTGCGCAGTTTTGTGATTGTGCTGGTGATGGGCGTCTCCACCTATGTGGTTTTGGCCGGCCCCCTCGCCCCGTTGCGCAACCTGTTTTTCACACAGCAGGACGTTACTACCGAAATCCCGCCGGGACTGGCCCATTACGCCGCCGCCTGGAGCGGCCTGCCGGTTGCCGCGATCGGGACGGCTGCCGGCCTGCTGATCCTGCTGGCTTCCTTCGCCAATGCGGAACTGCGCGCCGACAAACAAGCGCTGTTCTGGTCTGCCGTGGCCGGACTGGCCGTCACCTCGGGCTGGGCTGGCACGACCCTGGTCAACGCCCAGGGGTTCGAAGCGCTGCCGGTTGTTTCGCACTCGTTTTCTGCTCCCTTGGGCGAGACGATCCTTTGGACCATGACCGGCAGTCTGCGCCCGCTGTCCTTTGCCGTCGGCTCCATCGCCGGGGTCTGGACCGGCGCCTTCGCCGGCTCGCTGATCAAGGGTCATTTCCGCTGGGAGGCCTGTGACGACCCGCGCGAGCTGCGCCGTCAGATCATCGGCGCCGCCATCATGGGTGCGGGTGCTGTGATCGCCATGGGCTGCACCGTCGGTCAAGGCCTCAGCGCGTTTTCGCTGCTGGCAGTCTCGGCGCCCGTCACCATGCTGGCAATCTTTGCAGGTGCCGCAATTGGCCTGCGCCAGCTGATCGAAGGCTTCCGCCCGGCAGAATAA
- a CDS encoding ArsR/SmtB family transcription factor, producing the protein MALPQFSADMEPEEMDKMVDNATKASNFLKAISHEGRLMILCHLVSGEKSVTELEELLSARQAAVSQQLSRLRLEGLVIPRREGKAIFYRLADDKPRRILEVVYDLFCKDGS; encoded by the coding sequence ATGGCATTACCGCAGTTTTCTGCCGATATGGAACCGGAAGAAATGGACAAGATGGTGGACAACGCCACCAAGGCCTCCAACTTCCTCAAGGCGATCAGCCACGAAGGCAGGCTGATGATCCTGTGCCATCTGGTCTCGGGCGAGAAATCAGTGACCGAGCTGGAAGAGCTGTTGTCAGCCCGCCAGGCCGCCGTCTCGCAGCAATTGTCCCGCCTGCGCCTCGAAGGCCTGGTCATTCCCCGCCGCGAGGGCAAAGCTATATTCTACCGTCTCGCCGACGACAAACCCCGCCGCATCCTGGAAGTGGTCTACGACCTGTTCTGCAAAGACGGCAGCTGA
- a CDS encoding cytochrome c biogenesis CcdA family protein, whose product MLETSLFGALIAGLLSFFTPCILPMVPFYLSYMGGLSMAELRGDGAIATGAQRRLLVSACCFAAGVTTVFMLMGMGATALGQLFGQYLEVLSYGAAALLLLFGLHFLGVVKIPLLYREARMESSAEPSTVLGAYLMGLAFGFGWTPCVGPALASILMIASGLGDIWRGGVLLLVYGLGMTAPFVVAALFAKPFLAWVARHRAAFAWVEKGMGAMLVLFAVLIATGGVRLIAEVMIRWLPGFSSIG is encoded by the coding sequence ATGCTGGAAACATCCCTGTTTGGCGCCTTGATCGCAGGTCTGCTGAGCTTTTTTACCCCCTGTATTCTGCCAATGGTGCCGTTTTACCTGTCTTACATGGGCGGGCTGTCGATGGCCGAGCTGCGCGGCGACGGGGCGATTGCCACAGGCGCGCAGCGGCGGCTGCTGGTATCTGCCTGCTGCTTTGCCGCCGGTGTCACAACTGTGTTCATGCTGATGGGCATGGGGGCGACGGCGCTGGGGCAGCTGTTCGGGCAATATCTGGAGGTGCTGTCTTATGGCGCGGCGGCCTTGCTGTTGCTGTTCGGGCTGCATTTCCTGGGGGTGGTGAAGATCCCGCTCTTGTACCGCGAGGCACGGATGGAAAGCAGCGCCGAGCCGTCGACGGTGCTGGGCGCCTATCTGATGGGGCTGGCGTTTGGCTTTGGCTGGACGCCCTGTGTGGGGCCGGCGCTGGCGTCGATCCTGATGATCGCCTCGGGCCTGGGGGATATCTGGCGCGGCGGTGTGCTGCTGCTGGTTTACGGGCTGGGCATGACCGCGCCTTTTGTGGTGGCGGCGCTGTTTGCCAAGCCGTTTCTGGCATGGGTGGCGCGGCACCGGGCTGCCTTTGCCTGGGTCGAGAAGGGCATGGGCGCGATGCTGGTTCTGTTTGCGGTGCTGATCGCCACCGGCGGGGTGCGGCTGATTGCCGAGGTGATGATCCGCTGGTTGCCGGGGTTCAGTTCGATTGGTTAA
- a CDS encoding thioredoxin family protein has translation MLKNIAKALILMTLATPLAAADLGDDGLHKTAWMRDTFKDLREDLEEANGEGKRLALIFEQRGCIYCTKMHEEVFPRPEISQYIEENFFVVQLNLYGDVEVTDFDGEALAEKDMARKWGVLFTPTILFLPEEVGENVTATEAAVAMMPGAFGGGTTLDMFTWVNEKRYALDNGEDFQRYHARRIRERNNGSAD, from the coding sequence ATGCTGAAAAATATTGCGAAAGCGTTAATTTTAATGACCCTGGCCACGCCTTTGGCGGCGGCGGACCTGGGCGATGACGGGCTGCATAAAACGGCCTGGATGCGGGACACATTCAAGGACCTGCGCGAGGATCTGGAGGAGGCCAATGGCGAGGGCAAGCGGCTGGCGCTGATTTTCGAGCAGCGCGGCTGCATCTATTGCACCAAGATGCATGAGGAGGTCTTTCCCCGGCCTGAGATCAGCCAGTACATTGAAGAGAATTTTTTTGTCGTTCAACTGAATTTATACGGCGATGTGGAGGTTACCGATTTCGACGGCGAGGCGCTGGCGGAAAAGGACATGGCGCGCAAATGGGGCGTGTTGTTCACGCCGACGATTCTGTTCCTGCCGGAGGAAGTGGGCGAAAACGTCACAGCCACCGAAGCGGCGGTTGCAATGATGCCGGGCGCATTTGGCGGCGGAACCACGCTGGACATGTTTACATGGGTCAACGAAAAGCGATATGCGCTTGATAACGGGGAAGATTTCCAGCGGTATCACGCGCGCCGGATTCGCGAGCGCAATAATGGGTCTGCGGACTAG
- the soxX gene encoding sulfur oxidation c-type cytochrome SoxX, whose amino-acid sequence MKLTSLTLVLSLAGSAVWAGEVAPKAVQYGEDGQVAASLTGVAGDAVNGALVAGTKSKGNCVACHQLTALADVPFHGEIGPSLDGAGDRWSAEELRGLVANAKMTFEGTMMPAFYKVDGFIRPGDAYTGDAGTEPLPPILTAQEIEDVVAFLATLKEE is encoded by the coding sequence ATGAAGCTTACATCTCTGACACTGGTGCTGAGCCTGGCCGGAAGTGCGGTTTGGGCCGGGGAGGTTGCTCCGAAAGCGGTGCAGTATGGCGAGGACGGCCAAGTGGCCGCGTCGCTGACGGGTGTTGCGGGCGATGCCGTGAACGGCGCGCTGGTGGCCGGCACCAAGTCCAAGGGCAACTGCGTGGCCTGCCACCAGCTGACAGCGCTGGCGGATGTGCCGTTCCACGGTGAAATCGGCCCGTCGCTGGATGGTGCGGGCGATCGCTGGAGCGCGGAAGAGCTGCGCGGGCTGGTGGCCAACGCCAAGATGACGTTTGAGGGCACCATGATGCCGGCCTTTTACAAGGTCGATGGCTTTATCCGCCCGGGCGATGCCTATACCGGCGATGCCGGGACCGAGCCGCTGCCGCCGATCCTGACGGCGCAGGAGATTGAAGATGTGGTCGCGTTCCTTGCGACACTGAAAGAAGAGTAA
- the soxY gene encoding thiosulfate oxidation carrier protein SoxY — MEFSRRETLAMGLGAAMVTVLPFRVSAAADDRIAAFTGGADIAEGGVTLTAPEIAENGNTVPVSVAAEGATAILVLATGNPEPGVATFNFGPGAAAQSASTRIRLAGTQDVVAIAKMADGTFTKASATVKVTIGGCGG; from the coding sequence ATGGAGTTCTCACGCCGTGAGACCCTGGCGATGGGCCTGGGCGCTGCCATGGTGACCGTGCTGCCGTTCCGTGTGAGTGCGGCGGCGGACGACCGGATTGCCGCCTTTACCGGCGGTGCGGATATCGCCGAGGGCGGTGTAACCCTGACCGCGCCGGAAATCGCTGAAAACGGCAATACCGTTCCGGTGTCCGTGGCCGCCGAAGGCGCCACGGCGATCCTGGTGCTGGCGACCGGCAACCCGGAACCGGGTGTGGCGACGTTCAATTTCGGCCCCGGTGCGGCGGCGCAGTCGGCCTCGACCCGGATCCGCCTGGCGGGTACCCAGGATGTGGTTGCGATTGCCAAGATGGCCGACGGCACATTCACCAAGGCCAGCGCCACCGTCAAAGTGACCATCGGCGGCTGCGGCGGCTGA
- the soxZ gene encoding thiosulfate oxidation carrier complex protein SoxZ gives MASGVKPRVKVPKKAAAGEAVTIKTLISHKMESGQRKDKEGNLIPRSIINRFTCEFNGETVLDVAMEPAISTNPYFEFDAVVPEAGEFVFTWYDDDGSVYDTKKTIAIG, from the coding sequence ATGGCATCCGGTGTTAAACCCCGCGTCAAGGTCCCGAAAAAAGCTGCCGCCGGCGAGGCGGTCACCATCAAGACCCTGATCAGCCACAAGATGGAAAGCGGCCAGCGCAAGGACAAGGAAGGCAACCTGATCCCGCGTTCGATCATCAACCGCTTCACCTGCGAATTCAACGGCGAGACGGTGCTGGACGTGGCGATGGAGCCTGCGATCTCGACCAATCCGTATTTCGAATTCGACGCTGTCGTCCCGGAAGCCGGTGAATTTGTCTTCACCTGGTATGACGACGACGGTTCGGTCTACGACACCAAGAAGACCATCGCCATCGGCTGA
- the soxA gene encoding sulfur oxidation c-type cytochrome SoxA, which yields MNKKAITAIAAVLALPMAASAGPDDDTLVVNEEIEMVTKTAAPAHIADAMDEVMSGWHFRKDETQSLQMDDFENPAMIFVDQAIDTWSTVEGSEGKSCASCHDDAEESMAGVRAVYPKWNEAAGEVRTLNMQINDCRENQMGAEKWKYSGGKMAAMEALISVQSRGMPVNVAIDGPAQSTWEQGKEMYYTRTGQLELSCANCHEDNYGNMIRADHLSQGQINGFPVYRLKNTKLNTAHARFKGCIRDTRAETYKPGSAEFVALELYVASRGNGLSVEAPSVRN from the coding sequence ATGAACAAGAAGGCAATCACAGCAATTGCCGCCGTGCTGGCGCTGCCGATGGCCGCGAGCGCAGGCCCCGACGACGACACGCTGGTGGTCAACGAAGAGATCGAGATGGTCACTAAGACCGCAGCGCCTGCGCATATCGCGGATGCGATGGATGAGGTGATGTCGGGCTGGCACTTCCGCAAGGATGAAACCCAGTCGCTGCAGATGGATGATTTCGAGAACCCGGCGATGATCTTTGTCGATCAGGCGATTGACACCTGGAGCACCGTCGAGGGGTCCGAAGGCAAGTCCTGTGCGTCCTGCCACGATGATGCCGAGGAAAGCATGGCTGGCGTTCGCGCGGTTTACCCGAAGTGGAACGAAGCCGCCGGCGAGGTCCGCACCCTGAACATGCAGATCAACGATTGCCGCGAAAACCAGATGGGCGCCGAGAAGTGGAAATACTCCGGCGGCAAGATGGCGGCGATGGAAGCGCTGATTTCCGTGCAGTCGCGCGGGATGCCGGTGAATGTGGCGATCGACGGCCCGGCCCAGTCCACCTGGGAACAGGGCAAAGAGATGTATTACACCCGCACCGGCCAGCTGGAGCTGTCTTGCGCCAATTGCCACGAAGACAATTATGGCAACATGATCCGCGCCGATCATCTGAGTCAGGGCCAGATCAACGGCTTTCCGGTGTACCGCTTGAAGAACACCAAGCTGAACACGGCACATGCGCGTTTCAAGGGCTGCATCCGTGACACCCGCGCCGAGACCTACAAACCCGGTTCCGCGGAATTTGTGGCGCTGGAGTTGTATGTCGCCTCGCGCGGCAACGGGCTGTCGGTCGAAGCGCCTTCTGTCCGCAACTGA